One stretch of Plutella xylostella chromosome 15, ilPluXylo3.1, whole genome shotgun sequence DNA includes these proteins:
- the LOC119693084 gene encoding uncharacterized protein LOC119693084: protein MDSDKVKPMSAEHVPHKVKMDSDKVKPMSAEYVPHNVNALPILHISTDALNNNGEEWKKWWQQYELYLLASGLDATSEKRKIAIMLHSMGGKGSWMSSACRSSQPQP from the exons ATGGACTCCGATAAAGTCAAGCCGATGTCTGCTGAGCATGTGCCGCACAAGGTGAAGATGGACTCCGACAAAGTCAAGCCGATGTCTGCTGAGTATGTGCCGCACAATGTGAATGCACTGCCAATTCTGCACATTTCGACGGATGCACTAAATAACAACGGTGAAGAGTGGAAGAAATGGTGGCAGCAATACGAGTTATACTTGTTAGCATCAGGGCTGGATGCCACGtcagaaaaaaggaaaattgcCATCATGCTGCATTCTATGGGGGGCAAAG GGTCTTGGATGTCTTCCGCCTGTCGTTCATCTCAACCTCAACCCTGA